A genomic window from Daphnia carinata strain CSIRO-1 chromosome 9, CSIRO_AGI_Dcar_HiC_V3, whole genome shotgun sequence includes:
- the LOC130688524 gene encoding uncharacterized protein LOC130688524 gives MPKTVPFQTFGTVTNSAAALMGSPAPSSPSMTYPAAGTMAYAAPMAPAPAIPMYSAATTSAPVPMSYPTSTTPTSYNVAGPMSYTTPAPPAPVTTSYATPATMNYSMAQFPTPAPMSYSAPSLPSPAPSLSSPTPMGYPAPPAALSSPMGYPTISASTPATNVYPAAPSAPVTMGYPAPMALPAAPMALPAAPMALSPSPLSYSAPPVTTPAPAGYLAPSAATPTPMGYATLPSTTVAPEVYPSPPVVAAAPMGYLATPSTMSTMSTPAAMSYPSPPTTMPIPMGYTAAPAPASAPMVASPTPLSLPSAPMSYAAPPMATPSQMGYSALSASTPSPMSYSLPSAAMPASTSIAVPLAPTAPATMGYPASAAPAPAPVNYPALPAMPISASTPPPYSMRTALPVTTPRPYPINLSSTY, from the coding sequence ATGCCAAAAACAGTTCCATTCCAGACATTTGGTACCGTAACGAATTCTGCCGCTGCTCTAATGGGTTCCCCAGCACCTTCTTCGCCGTCGATGACCTACCCCGCTGCAGGAACCATGGCTTACGCCGCTCCTATGGCACCTGCCCCTGCAATCCCAATGTATTCCGCTGCTACCACATCTGCCCCTGTGCCAATGAGTTATCCGACTTCCACTACGCCAACAAGCTACAATGTTGCTGGCCCGATGAGCTATACCACTCCCGCACCACCTGCCCCGGTCACAACCAGCTATGCCACTCCGGCTACTATGAACTATTCTATGGCTCAATTCCCTACTCCGGCACCTATGTCCTATTCTGCACCTTCGCTACCCTCACCAGCACCTTCCTTGTCTTCACCCACTCCAATGGGATATCCTGCACCCCCGGCAGCTCTGTCTTCGCCAATGGGCTATCCTACAATTTCAGCATCTACACCAGCAACGAACGTATATCCTGCAGCACCGTCAGCACCCGTAACTATGGGTTATCCCGCACCAATGGCACTTCCTGCTGCACCTATGGCACTTCCGGCTGCGCCGATGGCACTTTCACCTTCACCATTGAGCTATTCTGCTCCCCCTGTAACTACACCGGCACCAGCAGGCTATCTCGCACCTTCGGCAGCCACACCCACACCGATGGGGTATGCTACACTTCCATCAACCACGGTAGCACCCGAAGTCTATCCTTCACCTCCAGTTGTGGCTGCTGCACCAATGGGCTATCTTGCAACTCCATCCACTATGTCCACTATGAGTACACCGGCCGCGATGAGTTATCCTTCACCTCCAACAACTATGCCAATACCAATGGGTTACACCGCAGCTCCTGCCCCAGCGTCTGCCCCGATGGTCGCTTCCCCGACTCCTTTGTCACTCCCATCCGCACCAATGAGTTACGCTGCACCTCCTATGGCTACACCTTCTCAAATGGGCTACTCTGCACTTTCTGCGTCTACACCATCACCGATGAGCTATTCCTTACCATCGGCAGCTATGCCCGCATCAACGAGCATTGCCGTACCGTTGGCCCCTACGGCACCCGCAACAATGGGCTATCCTGCATCTGCGGCACCTGCACCTGCACCAGTGAACTATCCTGCACTTCCAGCGATGCCAATTTCTGCGTCAACACCTCCCCCCTATTCAATGAGAACCGCACTTCCTGTAACTACTCCTCGTCCGTATCCGATCAATCTCTCTTCAACCTATTAA
- the LOC130689095 gene encoding mucin-17-like has translation MAEPSTELPTAETTSASGPSLPNNAKVRNKLLALKLNSVNGPKKQPKKAAEKVRIDNLPEAELQALLDEVLQYSGKRDGEKGSELFQALLRETQESGEESPPAFRPTQNTSNPSAAQQRRRRSRKESSVPFSHLNSGVLSVQSNTVAGSNRKGGSLQNISSHSQSERGSVRRRKRHDTSDSGSTLGSPRKREGGSLPCDVARGSNIIVKLDELVLTSTENIHTESSRLTDDCVINMEGMPESEDKFPERWNSRPVRRIESSTSTCGVEPMEQDSEMCSSENAGLTKSLLSKGSKEYGTIRCEVDAAIPFVPFDSTANQEVNRPNTINGSLVEDGIPLQRRIHRHTGGVSDARMDENGNPFGSVNGTSISTLLQRTSPPGTSTINMTSVSNGSGISTPKGVQRIKNKKKGKDGNVLLAKEIPGFVGNRNVDELLEYIESSESNGKKAADKKTGLKHNGTLTKESSAKVKPKDKKSSKLLHRQTNPNQADSEDSDTPGGDSVNSPVRKDEDYMFRSKTEGVEELEAAVAAAAADFQTVTKRQRRKKRNSLSNSTTGSKTKELLEQSHMNNLFYNASSPSVMMRPPRQAPANISGNQVAIQISGGTVGNGLGGSNEAAKKLVASVPPSEPSDLDSDGGDSVHSLPVQPSAPLFPPPPLYHQPPPSGNSISYADIMRSEQHTKSDVVFLAESSQPIDVKQPCATTPPAVGPASLTDLVAPAAPSTAAANVPCNRTAPRSTLSGVPLRRAASLPPTSPSVETPPVVIVGSSSSTQVDVTFGFELNEQLLALSVQPSPPSQPPKETQTSLLSSPEAYTEPIMVSFSPEPSSETKPETEFFPPTSTPLSSSPEMSTTPTAVDFASRYRERPELLNPPHSRRSYEIVDFISQAWKRIERKLDEQQQQRGVGSNGGLALQSSIRVYTLE, from the exons ATGGCTGAGCCCTCCACAGAATTGCCAACTGCAGAAACAACCTCAGCCAGCGGGCCTTCTCTGCCAAATAACGCCAAAGTCAGGAATAAACTGCTAGCCCTCAAACTGAACTCGGTCAACGGcccaaaaaaacaacctaAAAAG GCAGCAGAAAAAGTCAGAATAGACAACCTCCCAGAAGCTGAACTACAAGCCCTATTGGACGAAGTGTTGCAGTATAGTGGAAAACGGGATGGGGAAAAAGGATCAGAACTTTTTCAA gccTTATTAAGGGAGACACAAGAGTCTGGTGAAGAGAGTCCCCCTGCCTTCAGACCAACTCAAAACACATCCAATCCATCTGCTGCCCAGCAACGCAGACGGAGATCAAGGAAGGAGAGCAGTGTACCATTTTCTCATCTCAACTCAGGAGTATTGTCGGTTCAATCAAATACTGTGGCAGGCAGCAACAGAAAAGGAGGATCTTTACAAAATATTTCATCTCATAGCCAGAG TGAACGGGGTAGTGTGCGCCGGAGAAAACGTCACGACACATCAGACAGCGGATCGACTCTTGGGAGTCCACGCAAACGGGAAGGAGGATCTTTGCCCTGTGATGTAGCAAGAGGGTCGAACATCATTGTCAAACTCGATGAACTAGTTTTAACGAGTACAGAAAACATTCATACTGAATCTTCCCGTTTGACCGATGACTGCGTAATTAACATGGAAGGAATGCCTGAATCGGAAGATAAATTTCCTGAACGATGGAATAGTCGTCCCGTCCGCAGGATTGAATCTTCAACCTCTACAT GCGGTGTAGAACCGATGGAGCAGGACTCAGAAATGTGTTCTTCCGAGAACGCTGGGCTAACGAAAAGCCTTTTATCAAAAGGTTCAAAAGAGTACGGCACTATTCGATGCGAAGTTGATGCAGCGATCCCTTTTGTACCTTTTGATTCTACTGCCAATCAAGAAGTAAACAGGCCCAATACAATAAATGGATCCTTGGTTGAAGATGGTATACCTCTCCAGCGGCGAATTCACCGTCATACTGGAG GTGTTAGCGATGCTCGTATGGATGAGAACGGCAACCCTTTCGGGAGCGTCAATGGAACGTCTATTTCAACACTGTTGCAACGGACAAGCCCGCCCGGGACAAGCACTATCAATATGACATCGGTGAGTAATGGGAGCGGAATTTCAACGCCCAAAGGGGTTCAACGCAtcaagaacaagaagaaaggcAAAGACGGAAACGTTTTATTAGCAAAAGAAATTCCTGGTTTCGTCGGAAATCGC AACGTGGATGAGTTGCTCGAGTACATCGAGTCTTCTGAGAGTAACGGGAAAAAAGCTGCCGATAAGAAGACTGGACTGAAACACAATGGGACGCTGACGAAAGAATCGTCTGCTAAAGTGAAGCCCAAGGACAAAAAGAGTTCAAAGTTGCTTCACCGTCAAACGAATCCAAACCAAGCCGATTCGGAAGACTCTGATACGCCAGGTGGTGACTCTGTCAACTCCCCTGTTAGGAAAGACGAGGACTACATGTTCAGATCGAAAACAGAAGGCGTTGAAGAGCTCGAAGCGGCTGTTGCGGCAGCGGCCGCCGACTTTCAAACTGTGACGAAGAGGCAGCGTCGCAAGAAGCGCAACTCGCTTTCCAACTCGACCACTGGCAGCAAGACCAAAGAGTTACTGGAACAGTCGCACATGAACAACCTGTTTTACAACGCTTCGTCGCCTTCAGTGATGATGCGCCCGCCACGTCAAGCACCTGCTAATATATCAGGAAACCAAGTCGCCATTCAGATTAGCGGAGGCACAGTTGGAAACGGACTCGGTGGCAGCAATGAAGCGGCCAAGAAACTGGTAGCGAGCGTACCACCGTCTGAGCCGTCGGATTTGGATTCCGACGGTGGTGACAGTGTTCATTCCTTGCCCGTCCAGCCATCGGCGCCTCTCTTCCCTCCTCCTCCCTTGTATCATCAACCACCTCCTTCGGGGAACTCAATTTCTTACGCCGATATTATGCGATCGGAACAACACACCAAGAGTGACGTGGTGTTCCTCGCTGAGTCTAGTCAGCCTATCGATGTCAAACAACCCTGTGCCACCACTCCACCCGCCGTCGGCCCTGCTTCATTGACTGATCTTGTTGCCCCCGCCGCCCCATCTACTGCTGCGGCTAACGTGCCTTGCAACAGAACAGCGCCCAGATCGACCCTTTCAG GTGTCCCTCTTCGAAGAGCCGCCTCCTTACCGCCCACCTCGCCGAGCGTCGAGACTCCACCGGTCGTGATTGTCGGATCGAGTTCGAGCACCCAAGTTGACGTGACATTTGGGTTTGAGTTAAACGAACAGCTGTTGGCGCTCTCAGTACAACCGTCCCCGCCGTCTCAGCCGCCAAAAGAAACTCAGACGAGCCTTCTCAGTTCGCCAGAGGCATACACGGAACCGATTATGGTATCGTTCTCGCCAGAACCAAGCTCAGAGACCAAACCAGAGACCGAGTTCTTCCCACCGACTTCAACTCCTCTGTCGTCTTCTCCCGAGATGTCCACTACACCCACCGCGGTCGATTTCGCTTCTCGTTATCGCGAACGGCCAGAACTGCTCAATCCTCCCCACTCACGAAGATCGTACGAGATTGTTGATTTCATCAGTCAAG CTTGGAAGCGAATTGAACGAAAGTTGGAtgaacagcaacagcaacgtGGCGTCGGTAGTAATGGAGGCCTAGCGCTTCAGTCGAGTATTCGTGTGTACACGTTGGAGTGA
- the LOC130689097 gene encoding CDP-diacylglycerol--inositol 3-phosphatidyltransferase-like codes for MADNNIFLFVPNLIGYARVVLGIGSLYFMPTHHVLAASLYILSGFLDAFDGHAARILNQSTKFGAMLDMLTDRCATMCLLATLGTFYPSYLFFFQLVMVVDISCHWIHLHTSVMSGMTSHKSIGEEENALLRFYYTSRPFLFCMCTGNELFYSMLYLLHFTYGYTFLGMSMIKMLVVLLFPVAILKLVLAIMQGGSAWRKLGYIDIKEREESNKKQ; via the exons ATGGCAGACAACAATATATTTCTCTTCGTCCCCAATTTGATTG GATACGCTCGTGTCGTCTTGGGTATCGGCTCCTTGTATTTTATGCCAACCCATCATGTTCTAGCTGCATCATTGTACATCCTTAGTGGGTTTCTTGACGCATTCGACGGGCATGCCGCAAGAATTCTAAACCAAA GTACTAAGTTTGGGGCTATGCTGGACATGTTGACAGACCGCTGTGCCACTATGTGTTTGCTGGCCACTTTGGGAACATTTTATCCAAGCtatctgtttttcttccagTTGGTCATGGTTGTGGATATATCTTGCCATTGGATTCATCTTCATACATCTGTCATGTCAGGCATGACATCCCACAAGAGCAtcggtgaagaagaaaatgctcTTCTGCGTTTCTACTACACTTCAAGACCATTCTTGTTCTGTATGTGCACTGGAAATGAACTCTTCTATTCCATGCTCTATCTCCTCCATTTTACATATGGATATACAT ttttgggAATGAGCATGATCAAGATGTTGGTAGTTTTGCTCTTCCCTGTGGCAATCCTGAAGTTGGTTCTGGCAATTATGCAAGGAGGTTCTGCTTGGCGCAAACTTGGTTACATTGACATTAAGGAGAGGGAGGAATCAAATAAGAAGCAATAA